The Devosia sp. YIM 151766 genome includes a region encoding these proteins:
- the rfbC gene encoding dTDP-4-dehydrorhamnose 3,5-epimerase: MHASPYLLEGLVLFQPALHADERGAFFESFNARQFIEATGVSAPFVQDNQSISRKGVVRGLHYQLPPHAQGKLVRVIAGRVFDVAVDLREKSESYGRWAGIEISAHNNLQLWIPPGFAHGFLALEDDTQILYKTTDYWHRDSERAIRWDDPEIDIAWPLGGLHIQLSAKDAVAPALPARPAPLL; the protein is encoded by the coding sequence ATGCATGCATCACCCTATCTGCTGGAAGGGCTCGTCTTGTTTCAGCCCGCCCTCCATGCAGATGAACGAGGTGCCTTTTTCGAGAGCTTCAATGCCCGACAGTTTATCGAGGCCACCGGCGTCTCTGCGCCTTTCGTGCAGGATAATCAGTCCATCAGCAGAAAAGGGGTGGTGCGCGGCCTCCACTACCAATTGCCGCCCCACGCACAGGGCAAGCTCGTCCGTGTCATCGCCGGTCGCGTCTTCGATGTGGCGGTGGACCTGCGCGAGAAGTCGGAGTCTTATGGCCGCTGGGCGGGCATCGAGATCAGCGCTCACAACAATCTGCAATTGTGGATTCCGCCGGGCTTCGCTCATGGTTTTCTCGCTCTCGAAGATGACACCCAGATTCTCTATAAGACCACCGACTACTGGCACCGTGACAGCGAACGAGCCATCCGCTGGGACGACCCCGAGATCGATATCGCCTGGCCTCTGGGGGGGCTGCATATTCAGCTCTCGGCCAAGGATGCTGTCGCTCCCGCCTTGCCGGCCCGGCCGGCACCATTGCTTTGA
- the secD gene encoding protein translocase subunit SecD → MNQSPFRVFVILFVTIAGILLAAPNFLPQSIQDALPDWLPKPGLVLGLDLQGGSHLLLEVNREGIVTQRLSDLRRDARNTLATQNGIGNIITTDVASNTITIELTDPTQKAQAETVIRGLQNSLSDFMFSGAAVDELRFAEAADGRLTISLTPEGINQRMSSLVAQSMEVIRSRIDELGTTEPTIQRQGDTRVMVQVPGFGDSERLKNIISQTARLTFHMVYPGMTADQAEIQGLPAGTMILPSQDGTRELLYEDVALGGESLVDAQPAYDQQRGIPVVSFKFDTRGAITFGEITSRNVNQRFAIVLDNTVITAPVIQQPITGGSGQISGSFTTASANDLAVLLRAGALPASLDVIEERTVDASLGADSIQAGLTAGIVASVLVVSFMIIAYGVWGIFANVSLVLNVILIFAALSTLGATLTLPGIAGIVLTIGMAVDANVLIYERMREEQRSGKSPLQSINAGFERAWATIIDSHLTQLVAAVVLYFMGSGPIQGFAVTLGLGILTSLFTSYTVTSYQVNLWYKRVRPKKLKIQHFRFIPDGTKIPFMKISRYVIAFSIVMTLVSIGSAFTKGFNLGIDFVGGTAIEVQHVGGPADVGQVRELLTNLDLGEIQVQGFGTPQDVLVRVQAQEGGQSADQVAVQKVQEALAIENYEIRRVEAVSGTVSGELAWTGTIAVIIAMVCILIYIWFRFEWQFAMAAVTTTSHDLIMTIGLFSLTGMEFNLSSIAAVLTLVGISLNETVVVSDRVRENLVKYRKMPLPELIDLSINQTIVRTSLTQFTLLLALLPLVFFGGEALRSFTIAMTFGSIVGMYSSVIINGPILINFGLKQKSGEDGDKEARKKSADGASV, encoded by the coding sequence ATGAACCAGTCGCCGTTCCGCGTATTCGTCATTCTCTTCGTTACGATCGCGGGTATCCTGCTTGCCGCTCCCAATTTCCTGCCCCAGTCCATCCAGGACGCGCTGCCGGATTGGTTGCCCAAGCCGGGCCTGGTTCTCGGCCTCGACCTGCAGGGCGGCTCGCACCTGCTGCTGGAGGTCAATCGCGAGGGCATCGTCACCCAGCGCCTGAGCGATTTGCGCCGCGACGCCCGCAATACCCTGGCCACCCAGAACGGCATCGGCAACATCATCACCACCGATGTGGCCAGCAATACCATTACCATCGAGCTGACCGACCCGACCCAGAAGGCGCAGGCGGAAACCGTCATTCGCGGTCTCCAGAATTCCCTCAGCGACTTCATGTTCTCCGGCGCCGCCGTCGATGAGCTGCGCTTCGCCGAAGCGGCGGACGGCCGGCTCACCATCAGCCTCACGCCCGAGGGCATCAATCAGCGCATGAGCTCGCTGGTCGCCCAGTCCATGGAAGTCATCCGCTCCCGTATCGACGAATTGGGCACCACCGAACCCACCATCCAGCGCCAGGGCGATACCCGCGTCATGGTGCAGGTACCCGGCTTCGGCGACAGCGAGCGGCTCAAGAACATCATCTCGCAGACCGCGCGCCTGACCTTCCACATGGTCTATCCGGGCATGACGGCCGATCAGGCCGAAATCCAGGGCCTGCCCGCCGGCACCATGATCCTGCCCAGCCAGGACGGCACCCGCGAACTGCTTTATGAAGACGTGGCCCTTGGCGGCGAATCCCTGGTCGATGCCCAGCCGGCCTATGACCAGCAGCGCGGCATCCCGGTCGTCAGCTTCAAGTTCGACACCCGCGGCGCCATCACCTTCGGCGAGATCACCTCGCGCAATGTCAACCAGCGCTTCGCCATCGTCCTCGACAACACCGTCATCACCGCCCCGGTCATCCAGCAGCCGATCACCGGCGGCTCGGGCCAGATCAGCGGCTCCTTCACCACCGCATCGGCCAACGACCTTGCCGTGCTGCTGCGCGCCGGCGCGCTGCCCGCCAGCCTCGACGTCATCGAGGAACGCACGGTCGATGCCAGCCTCGGCGCCGATTCCATCCAGGCCGGCCTCACCGCCGGCATCGTCGCCTCGGTGCTGGTCGTTTCCTTCATGATCATCGCCTATGGCGTCTGGGGCATTTTCGCCAACGTCTCGCTGGTCCTCAACGTCATCCTGATCTTCGCCGCGCTCTCGACGCTCGGCGCCACGCTGACCTTGCCCGGCATTGCCGGCATCGTGCTCACCATCGGCATGGCCGTGGACGCCAACGTGCTGATCTATGAGCGAATGCGTGAAGAGCAACGCTCCGGCAAATCGCCGCTGCAATCGATCAATGCCGGCTTCGAGCGCGCCTGGGCCACCATTATCGACTCGCACCTGACCCAGCTGGTCGCGGCCGTGGTGCTCTACTTCATGGGCTCCGGCCCCATTCAGGGCTTCGCTGTGACGCTGGGCCTCGGCATCCTGACCTCGCTTTTCACCTCCTACACCGTCACCTCCTACCAGGTGAATCTCTGGTATAAGCGCGTCCGCCCGAAAAAGCTGAAAATCCAGCATTTCCGCTTCATCCCGGACGGCACCAAGATCCCGTTCATGAAGATTTCGCGCTATGTCATCGCGTTCTCGATCGTCATGACGCTGGTGTCCATCGGCTCGGCCTTCACCAAGGGCTTCAATCTGGGCATCGACTTCGTCGGCGGCACCGCCATCGAGGTGCAGCATGTCGGCGGCCCCGCCGATGTCGGTCAGGTGCGCGAATTGCTGACCAATCTCGATCTGGGCGAAATCCAGGTTCAGGGCTTCGGCACCCCGCAGGACGTTCTGGTGCGCGTGCAGGCGCAGGAAGGCGGTCAGTCGGCCGATCAGGTCGCGGTTCAAAAGGTTCAGGAGGCGCTCGCCATCGAGAACTACGAGATTCGTCGCGTCGAGGCCGTGAGTGGCACCGTCTCCGGCGAATTGGCCTGGACCGGCACCATCGCCGTCATCATCGCCATGGTCTGTATCCTGATCTACATCTGGTTCCGCTTCGAATGGCAATTCGCCATGGCGGCGGTCACCACCACGTCGCACGACTTGATCATGACCATCGGTCTGTTCTCGTTGACCGGCATGGAGTTCAATCTCAGTTCCATCGCGGCGGTTCTGACATTGGTGGGTATCTCGCTCAACGAAACCGTGGTGGTATCCGACCGGGTGCGCGAAAACCTGGTCAAATACCGCAAGATGCCGCTTCCGGAATTGATCGATCTGTCGATTAACCAGACCATTGTTCGCACGTCCTTGACGCAGTTCACCCTGCTGCTGGCGCTCTTGCCTCTGGTCTTTTTCGGCGGCGAGGCCCTGCGCAGCTTCACCATCGCCATGACCTTCGGCTCCATCGTCGGCATGTATTCCTCGGTCATCATCAATGGCCCCATCCTCATCAATTTCGGCCTCAAGCAGAAATCCGGCGAGGACGGAGACAAGGAGGCCAGGAAAAAATCTGCCGATGGAGCCTCTGTATAG
- a CDS encoding YiiD C-terminal domain-containing protein, producing the protein MNSEALAQILHDGIPLSRAMHVSVISASAAEVVLEAPLDPNINVHGTMFGGSVATLGLLAAWSLLHLRLEAEGIANQLVIQKTAMDYLLPIQGRVRPAARLEAADWQKFRHMLERRGKARVTVTAEMLFEGKVAARMVGEFVAMVER; encoded by the coding sequence ATGAACTCAGAGGCGCTGGCGCAGATCCTGCACGACGGCATCCCGCTATCGCGGGCCATGCACGTGTCGGTGATCAGCGCCAGTGCCGCAGAAGTGGTGCTGGAGGCGCCGCTCGATCCCAATATCAATGTGCATGGCACCATGTTCGGCGGCAGCGTCGCGACCTTGGGGCTGCTCGCCGCCTGGTCGCTGCTGCATCTGCGGCTGGAAGCGGAGGGTATCGCCAATCAATTGGTGATCCAGAAAACCGCGATGGATTATCTGCTGCCCATCCAGGGCCGGGTGCGGCCGGCGGCACGGCTGGAGGCGGCCGATTGGCAGAAATTCCGCCACATGCTGGAGCGACGCGGCAAGGCCCGGGTGACGGTGACGGCGGAAATGCTGTTCGAGGGCAAAGTCGCGGCGCGGATGGTGGGGGAGTTCGTGGCGATGGTGGAGCGGTAG
- the rfbD gene encoding dTDP-4-dehydrorhamnose reductase, which translates to MRIALVGSNGQVGSALLARLPSAWHIVPLARQDADLLVPGAAAAAIDRIRPDVIVNAAAWTAVDNAETDAARAHRVNSEAVRELAAAGADWLISYSTDYVFDGRKASAYRENDATAPLNIYGLSKLAGELAIAERGGNAVIFRTSWVHAPGHANFITTILRLAAERECLRVVDDQIGAPTSAAIIAAATVQTLKRIAEGRPIHAGIYHLAASGATSWYHYAEFIVQCARENGRILPCVIRPISAKQYGQVALRPANSRLDTTKLETALGCIFPSWQEGARQTIIDSINRDGQDSIRLRRGQG; encoded by the coding sequence ATGCGCATTGCCCTCGTCGGCTCCAACGGCCAAGTCGGCTCGGCACTTCTCGCTCGACTGCCAAGCGCCTGGCACATCGTGCCGCTCGCAAGACAGGATGCCGATCTGCTCGTTCCTGGAGCTGCCGCCGCAGCAATTGACCGCATCCGTCCCGACGTCATCGTCAACGCCGCCGCGTGGACGGCGGTGGACAATGCGGAGACGGATGCAGCACGCGCTCACCGGGTCAACAGTGAGGCGGTCCGCGAACTGGCGGCTGCCGGTGCCGATTGGCTGATTTCCTATTCCACCGATTATGTCTTCGACGGGCGGAAGGCAAGCGCTTACCGGGAGAATGATGCGACAGCTCCTCTCAATATTTATGGCCTGAGCAAGCTCGCGGGTGAACTTGCGATCGCAGAGCGCGGCGGCAACGCTGTGATCTTTCGCACCAGTTGGGTGCATGCGCCCGGCCACGCGAATTTCATCACTACCATCCTGCGCCTTGCCGCGGAGCGCGAGTGTCTCCGCGTGGTCGACGACCAGATTGGCGCTCCGACCAGTGCCGCGATAATCGCGGCGGCAACGGTCCAGACGCTGAAACGCATCGCCGAAGGCAGGCCCATCCATGCTGGTATCTATCATCTGGCCGCGTCCGGCGCGACCAGTTGGTACCACTATGCGGAATTCATCGTCCAATGCGCGCGAGAAAACGGGCGGATCCTGCCTTGCGTCATAAGGCCTATTTCGGCGAAACAATATGGTCAGGTGGCACTGCGGCCGGCCAATTCACGGCTCGATACCACGAAGCTCGAAACGGCTTTGGGATGCATCTTCCCTTCCTGGCAGGAGGGCGCACGGCAGACAATCATCGACAGCATAAATCGCGATGGACAAGACTCGATCCGGCTCAGGCGGGGGCAAGGCTAA
- the yajC gene encoding preprotein translocase subunit YajC, which yields MFVTPAYAQDAVGAPGGMADIFIQLMPIALLVLIFWLLIFRPQQKRLKAQQAMLGAIRRGDTVVTTGGIVGKVTKVAEGEDLEVEISQGVKVKVVRGMVADVRSKSEPVNDNKSA from the coding sequence ATGTTTGTAACGCCCGCCTATGCACAGGATGCGGTTGGGGCCCCTGGCGGCATGGCTGACATTTTCATTCAGCTCATGCCGATCGCCCTGTTGGTGCTGATCTTCTGGCTTCTGATCTTCCGCCCGCAGCAGAAGCGCCTCAAGGCGCAGCAGGCCATGCTGGGCGCCATCCGCCGCGGCGACACCGTGGTCACCACCGGCGGCATCGTCGGCAAGGTCACCAAAGTGGCTGAAGGCGAGGACCTCGAAGTCGAGATCTCCCAGGGCGTCAAGGTCAAGGTCGTGCGCGGCATGGTGGCCGATGTGCGGTCCAAGTCCGAGCCGGTCAACGACAACAAGTCGGCTTAA
- a CDS encoding MTH938/NDUFAF3 family protein, giving the protein MNSSGHFPRQVGIDAYGNGGFRFAEMSHKGSLLCLPDGMRAWNVGTAANLTLASLQPVLDLADRLDVLLLGLGPDIVAIDPAIRAAFRERRVIVEPTQTGGAIRTYNVLLAEDRAVAAALIAVEKAR; this is encoded by the coding sequence ATGAATTCCTCCGGCCATTTCCCCCGTCAGGTCGGCATCGACGCCTATGGCAATGGCGGTTTCCGCTTTGCCGAAATGTCCCATAAGGGCTCGCTGCTCTGCCTGCCCGATGGCATGCGCGCCTGGAATGTCGGCACCGCCGCCAATCTCACCCTGGCCAGCCTGCAACCCGTTCTCGACCTGGCCGACCGACTAGACGTCCTGCTCCTCGGCCTCGGCCCCGATATCGTCGCCATAGACCCCGCCATTCGCGCCGCCTTCCGCGAGCGCCGCGTCATCGTCGAGCCCACCCAGACCGGCGGCGCCATCCGCACCTATAATGTCCTCCTCGCCGAAGACCGCGCCGTCGCCGCCGCCCTCATCGCCGTCGAAAAGGCGCGCTAG
- a CDS encoding pyridoxal-dependent decarboxylase, exosortase A system-associated encodes MSMHPAIENFAVRDNCLLVGGIPVDRLAERVGSTPFFAYDRALIAARVARLRNMLPPMVRLAYAVKANPMPALIHHLSGLVDGFDVASVHEMHLALNAGTPASEISFAGPGKTDAELSCAVAAGVTIELESSSEARRAAEIGTRLGIRPRVAVRINPDFVVRGSGMRMGGGAQQFGVDAEQVPALVTFIGEAGLDLIGFHIFAGSQNLQAEVIAEAQRQSLELIASLAPLCPMPIRYVNLGGGFGIPYFERDRPLDLAHVGKNLADLIDTVAARQMPEAQVTVELGRYIVGEAGIYVSRVIDRKVSRGKIYIVVDGGMHHQLAASGNLGQAIRRNYPIAVGNRMAGPMMERVNVVGCLCTPLDLLGDDVALNDPGVGDLVVLFQSGAYGLTASPTAFLGHPAPRECLV; translated from the coding sequence ATGAGCATGCATCCCGCCATCGAGAACTTCGCGGTTCGCGACAACTGCCTCTTGGTTGGCGGCATACCGGTCGACCGCCTGGCCGAGAGGGTCGGCTCCACTCCGTTCTTTGCCTATGACCGCGCGCTGATTGCCGCGCGCGTTGCTCGTCTGCGCAACATGCTGCCGCCCATGGTGCGGCTTGCCTATGCGGTCAAGGCCAATCCCATGCCTGCGCTCATCCACCATCTGTCCGGGCTGGTCGACGGCTTCGACGTCGCGTCAGTCCACGAAATGCATCTGGCGCTCAATGCGGGGACACCTGCTTCGGAAATCAGCTTTGCCGGACCGGGCAAGACTGATGCGGAGCTGTCCTGCGCGGTGGCGGCGGGCGTGACCATCGAGCTGGAATCGTCGTCTGAGGCCCGGCGCGCCGCTGAAATCGGAACGCGTTTGGGTATTCGCCCTCGCGTGGCCGTTCGGATCAATCCCGATTTCGTGGTGCGCGGCTCCGGCATGCGCATGGGTGGCGGAGCACAGCAATTCGGCGTGGACGCCGAACAGGTGCCAGCCCTCGTGACATTTATTGGCGAGGCGGGCCTCGATCTGATCGGCTTCCACATCTTTGCCGGCTCACAAAACCTGCAGGCGGAAGTGATTGCAGAGGCGCAGCGCCAGTCGCTGGAGTTGATCGCGTCCCTGGCGCCGCTTTGTCCCATGCCCATCCGCTATGTCAATCTCGGTGGCGGCTTCGGCATTCCCTATTTCGAACGTGACCGGCCCTTGGATCTGGCGCATGTGGGCAAAAACCTGGCTGACCTCATCGACACCGTCGCTGCCCGGCAAATGCCCGAGGCGCAAGTCACCGTAGAACTCGGCCGATATATCGTGGGCGAGGCCGGGATCTATGTCAGTCGGGTCATTGATCGGAAGGTTTCGCGCGGCAAGATCTATATCGTCGTCGATGGCGGCATGCATCATCAGCTCGCGGCCTCGGGTAATCTCGGCCAGGCAATTCGGCGTAACTATCCAATTGCTGTGGGCAACAGGATGGCCGGACCTATGATGGAACGAGTGAATGTGGTGGGGTGTCTTTGTACGCCTCTCGATCTGCTGGGGGACGACGTTGCCCTCAACGATCCCGGCGTCGGCGACCTTGTCGTACTCTTTCAGTCTGGCGCTTATGGACTGACGGCAAGCCCCACGGCTTTTCTGGGGCACCCGGCACCGCGCGAGTGCCTGGTCTAG
- a CDS encoding phytoene/squalene synthase family protein, translating into MPDSPDFVAQTLREHDRDRYLATLVLPAEARPHITAILAFNADIAAIRERVSGPQPGEIRLQWWNDALAGTGHGEVRQNPLAAALLDTMGRYALPGGTLQRLIGARRFDLYDDPMPDLETFEGYAGETASTLFQLSAMILNGGEVVEQGDAAGHLGVAQAMIGHLRALGHVSSQGRIMLPWTILEANGVQEIELFRGQESEGLHAALGQIAELAEDHLQKARQAIAALPPRLRPAFAAMALLEQQLSDWKRKSTNPFTPPADEADWRKITRLTWWAWRNR; encoded by the coding sequence ATGCCCGATAGCCCCGATTTCGTCGCCCAAACCCTCCGCGAACATGATCGCGACCGCTATCTCGCCACTCTGGTCCTGCCGGCGGAGGCGCGTCCCCATATCACTGCCATTCTTGCCTTCAACGCCGATATCGCCGCCATCCGCGAGCGCGTCTCCGGCCCGCAGCCCGGCGAGATCCGCCTGCAATGGTGGAACGATGCCCTGGCCGGCACCGGCCATGGCGAAGTGCGCCAGAACCCTCTGGCCGCCGCGCTTCTCGACACTATGGGCCGCTATGCCCTTCCCGGCGGAACCCTGCAACGCCTGATCGGCGCCCGCCGCTTCGACCTTTACGACGATCCCATGCCGGACCTCGAAACCTTCGAGGGCTATGCAGGCGAAACCGCCTCCACCCTGTTCCAGCTTTCCGCCATGATTCTCAATGGCGGCGAGGTGGTAGAGCAGGGCGATGCCGCCGGCCATCTCGGCGTCGCCCAGGCCATGATCGGCCACCTCCGCGCCCTCGGCCACGTCTCGTCGCAGGGCCGCATCATGCTTCCCTGGACCATTCTGGAAGCCAATGGCGTTCAAGAAATCGAACTGTTTCGCGGCCAGGAGAGCGAGGGCCTGCATGCCGCCCTGGGCCAGATCGCCGAATTGGCCGAGGACCATCTGCAAAAGGCCCGCCAGGCCATCGCCGCCCTGCCGCCCCGCCTGCGCCCCGCCTTCGCGGCTATGGCCCTGCTGGAACAGCAGCTTTCCGACTGGAAGCGGAAATCCACCAACCCCTTCACACCACCGGCTGATGAGGCCGATTGGCGCAAGATCACGCGGCTGACCTGGTGGGCCTGGCGAAACCGCTAA
- a CDS encoding peptidoglycan DD-metalloendopeptidase family protein: protein MSIRVSSRPKRAVAIAGIIVAAVGLSGCNSLGSRSFGDSTVTGSVAQSAPATFNQPMPPSLGAPQSTQVAASQYLPPAPVGGGWSGGGTTLPPAPVGNGFVQPAGTSPIGMGAPAPSVQTQALPALNSPTSMGATQAMPAQQTLAPLPATPPAVALGANPSASALPVNSSVPVTAAGNGNGYAHTIAAGESLYTIARKYDVTTQAIVQANGLASPDKIVVGQKVIIPGRGDLNTSAPITQMASLAPAATGAVLPDMRPTNLAAPAAPAPAPAVQAAAPPATATPAPAPVQQASLQPAAEPAMSGSDKFHWPVSGRVITDFAASRGTGINIDVPEGSSVKAAENGTVIYVGSGVEGYGNLILVRHPNGYVSAYAHLKDMSVAKGAVINRGDSLGTVGQTGSVSRPQLHFELRKGATPVDPVPLLAS, encoded by the coding sequence ATGAGTATTCGCGTCTCTTCGCGGCCCAAAAGAGCGGTCGCCATTGCCGGAATTATCGTGGCGGCGGTCGGTCTTTCCGGTTGCAATAGCCTGGGAAGCCGCTCCTTCGGCGATTCCACCGTAACCGGCTCCGTCGCCCAGTCGGCTCCCGCCACCTTCAATCAGCCGATGCCGCCCAGTCTCGGGGCGCCGCAATCGACGCAGGTGGCCGCCTCGCAATATCTGCCGCCCGCGCCGGTCGGCGGCGGCTGGAGCGGTGGTGGCACTACGCTGCCGCCGGCGCCTGTCGGCAATGGCTTCGTGCAGCCCGCCGGTACGTCCCCGATCGGCATGGGGGCTCCCGCCCCCTCCGTCCAGACTCAAGCCCTGCCTGCCCTCAATTCCCCGACCTCCATGGGAGCCACGCAAGCCATGCCCGCTCAGCAGACCCTTGCCCCGCTACCGGCCACCCCTCCGGCCGTCGCGTTGGGCGCCAATCCTTCCGCCTCCGCCCTGCCGGTCAATTCCAGCGTGCCGGTAACGGCCGCCGGGAACGGCAATGGCTATGCCCACACCATCGCCGCCGGCGAGTCGCTCTACACCATCGCCCGCAAATACGATGTGACCACCCAGGCCATTGTCCAGGCCAATGGCCTGGCTTCGCCCGACAAGATTGTGGTCGGCCAGAAGGTGATCATTCCCGGGCGCGGCGATCTGAATACCAGTGCCCCGATCACCCAGATGGCCAGCCTCGCCCCGGCCGCCACCGGCGCCGTATTGCCGGATATGCGCCCGACCAATCTTGCCGCGCCGGCGGCCCCGGCCCCGGCTCCGGCCGTTCAGGCGGCCGCGCCGCCGGCAACGGCGACGCCCGCGCCTGCGCCGGTGCAGCAGGCTTCCCTTCAGCCTGCCGCCGAACCCGCCATGTCGGGCAGCGACAAGTTCCACTGGCCGGTTTCGGGCCGGGTCATCACCGACTTCGCCGCCTCGCGCGGTACCGGCATCAATATCGACGTGCCGGAAGGCTCCAGCGTCAAGGCCGCCGAAAACGGCACCGTCATCTATGTCGGCTCCGGCGTCGAGGGCTATGGCAACCTGATCCTGGTCCGCCACCCCAATGGCTATGTCTCGGCCTATGCTCATCTCAAGGATATGAGCGTCGCCAAGGGTGCGGTGATCAATCGCGGCGATTCCCTCGGCACTGTGGGCCAGACCGGTTCCGTCTCCCGGCCCCAGCTCCATTTCGAGCTGCGCAAGGGCGCCACCCCCGTCGACCCGGTCCCGCTGCTCGCCAGCTAA
- a CDS encoding ATP-binding protein, with product MTTKDYLGRIAEALETIAQALNPEAQARSFILGQENAYHWQGETGTLLAVPRVSRVPLGMLKGIDRVRDILLANTEQFARGHGANNALLWGARGMGKSSLVKAVHADIESRDGFERLVLIEIAREDLETLPRLMRAIAGQDARFIVFCDDLSFDSGETSYKSLKTILDGGLEGRPDNVLFYATSNRRHLMPRDMIENERSTAINPGEAVEEKVSLSDRFGLWLGFHNSDQDNYLAMVSAYAEFYGLSLDAETLRARAIEWSATRGARSGRVAIQLVRTLAGEEGKAV from the coding sequence GTGACGACCAAGGATTATCTGGGCAGGATTGCCGAAGCGCTGGAGACGATCGCGCAGGCGCTCAACCCGGAGGCACAAGCCCGTTCCTTCATCCTCGGCCAGGAAAATGCCTATCACTGGCAGGGCGAAACGGGAACCCTGCTGGCGGTGCCCAGGGTCAGCCGCGTACCGCTCGGCATGCTCAAAGGCATCGATCGGGTCCGGGATATTCTCCTGGCCAATACCGAGCAGTTCGCGCGCGGCCATGGCGCCAACAATGCGCTGCTGTGGGGCGCGCGGGGCATGGGCAAGTCGTCGCTGGTCAAGGCCGTGCATGCCGATATCGAATCGCGGGACGGCTTCGAGCGGCTGGTGCTGATCGAAATCGCGCGGGAGGACCTCGAAACCCTGCCCCGGCTGATGCGCGCCATTGCCGGACAGGACGCGCGGTTCATCGTGTTCTGCGACGATCTCAGCTTCGACAGCGGCGAGACCAGCTATAAATCGCTCAAGACCATTCTCGATGGCGGGCTCGAAGGCCGGCCGGACAATGTGCTGTTCTATGCGACCTCCAACCGGCGGCATCTGATGCCGCGCGACATGATCGAGAACGAACGCTCGACGGCGATCAATCCCGGCGAAGCGGTGGAGGAGAAGGTGTCGCTGTCCGACCGGTTCGGGCTGTGGCTGGGCTTCCACAATTCGGACCAGGACAATTACCTCGCCATGGTCTCGGCCTATGCGGAATTCTACGGGCTGAGCCTGGACGCGGAAACTCTGCGGGCCCGGGCCATCGAATGGTCGGCGACGCGCGGCGCACGGTCGGGGCGCGTGGCGATCCAGCTGGTGCGGACATTGGCGGGGGAAGAAGGCAAGGCGGTCTAG
- a CDS encoding helix-turn-helix transcriptional regulator — MRTIVFITPPGVVSAALKQAAEDAFPWTMIEEVAHVDQAIRIFPSTVSLLLVHPDFIADVERCASDLFRYHPMAMTAVLDNELHAERELAIRLVTSTLVRSVFPVQVRHDISLSILGLLLQGIEYFPRALLGAAIEKPAEVLPSVSEPEEVQPVPPHLRVLTKREMQVLEMVQRGLQNKSIANDLNLSGHTVKIHLHNIISKLGARNRTEAAAIYRNVAPGNAVH; from the coding sequence TTGAGGACCATTGTCTTCATAACGCCGCCTGGGGTGGTGTCGGCTGCGCTAAAGCAAGCTGCCGAAGATGCCTTTCCCTGGACGATGATCGAAGAGGTGGCGCATGTTGATCAAGCCATCCGCATATTTCCGAGCACGGTATCCCTGCTGCTCGTACATCCCGATTTCATCGCCGATGTCGAGCGATGTGCCTCCGACCTATTCCGCTATCATCCCATGGCCATGACGGCGGTGCTGGACAACGAACTGCATGCCGAGCGGGAATTGGCGATACGCCTGGTGACTTCCACGCTCGTCCGCAGCGTTTTTCCAGTCCAGGTGCGTCACGATATCTCGCTGTCAATTCTCGGGCTTTTGCTGCAGGGCATTGAGTACTTCCCCCGGGCACTGCTCGGGGCGGCTATTGAAAAACCGGCGGAAGTCTTGCCGTCCGTGTCAGAGCCGGAAGAAGTTCAGCCCGTCCCGCCGCATCTGCGGGTTCTGACCAAGCGCGAAATGCAGGTTCTGGAAATGGTTCAGCGGGGCCTGCAAAACAAGTCCATCGCCAACGATCTCAATCTTTCAGGACATACGGTCAAAATTCACCTCCATAACATCATCAGCAAGTTGGGCGCGCGAAATCGGACCGAGGCTGCAGCCATCTATCGCAACGTCGCTCCAGGGAACGCCGTCCACTGA